A stretch of Aeromicrobium tamlense DNA encodes these proteins:
- the purN gene encoding phosphoribosylglycinamide formyltransferase codes for MHVTEPRPEPARLVVLVSGSGTNLQALIDAAADPGYGAQVVAVGADRDGIEGLARAERHGIPTFVERVSDHPDRAAWDASIAETVASYRPDLVVLAGFMKLAGPAFLERFGGRTVNTHPALSPSFPGMRGPQDALEYGVKITGATLFVVDAGVDTGPIVAQVAVPVEDDDDVETLHERIKTHERAMLVEWVGRLAREPHSIDGRRIRFHPKEQS; via the coding sequence CTGCACGTGACCGAGCCTCGTCCTGAGCCCGCCCGGCTCGTGGTGCTGGTGTCGGGATCCGGTACCAACCTGCAGGCACTGATCGACGCCGCCGCCGACCCCGGCTACGGCGCCCAGGTCGTCGCCGTCGGCGCCGACCGTGACGGGATCGAGGGCCTCGCCCGCGCCGAGCGGCACGGCATCCCCACGTTCGTCGAGCGGGTCTCCGACCATCCCGACCGCGCCGCCTGGGACGCCTCGATCGCCGAGACGGTGGCGTCGTACCGGCCCGACCTGGTCGTCCTGGCCGGCTTCATGAAGCTCGCGGGCCCGGCGTTCCTCGAGCGCTTCGGCGGCCGCACGGTCAACACCCACCCGGCGCTCTCGCCGTCCTTCCCCGGCATGCGCGGCCCGCAGGACGCGCTGGAGTACGGCGTGAAGATCACCGGCGCCACCCTGTTCGTCGTCGACGCCGGCGTCGACACCGGCCCGATCGTCGCGCAGGTCGCCGTGCCGGTCGAGGACGACGACGACGTCGAGACCCTCCACGAGCGCATCAAGACCCACGAGCGAGCCATGCTGGTCGAGTGGGTGGGCCGCCTCGCGCGCGAGCCCCACTCGATCGACGGCCGACGAATCCGCTTCCACCCGAAGGAACAGTCATGA
- a CDS encoding M23 family metallopeptidase — translation MEHDSDSTVVMQGLSPQSTSQTYSVGRRAKQPTPVPGSRRAAAPVDRNPIPAAALPEPVAAVPAEDTIVFPAIGAIPEGRIPGARRARRAAAATGRTRLLAGVAAMVIAAVGSISVTSPGLLAGADAALAKNYVGANATNAVDVSRSYDRELAIQKPMQAQQVQKALAQYNAAAAKSAEKRQDEITRNQWVIPVVGYRLTARFGQGGGYWSSGRHTGLDFAGPSGSTLVAIAAGTVTSTGYEGAYGNRTIITLADGTEIWYCHQSSVSVSVGQQVAPGDVIGATGSTGNVTGPHLHLEVHPAGGGPTDPYAALVAHGVTP, via the coding sequence GTGGAGCACGACTCCGACTCGACCGTCGTCATGCAGGGCCTGAGCCCGCAGTCGACCTCGCAGACCTACAGCGTGGGCCGCCGTGCGAAGCAGCCCACCCCGGTGCCCGGCTCGCGTCGCGCGGCCGCTCCCGTCGACCGTAACCCGATTCCCGCCGCCGCGCTCCCCGAGCCGGTGGCCGCCGTCCCGGCCGAGGACACCATCGTGTTCCCCGCGATCGGCGCGATCCCCGAGGGCCGCATCCCCGGCGCGCGTCGTGCACGCCGTGCGGCCGCGGCCACGGGCCGCACCCGGCTGCTCGCCGGCGTCGCCGCCATGGTGATCGCCGCGGTCGGCTCGATCAGCGTCACCTCGCCCGGCCTGCTCGCCGGCGCCGACGCCGCGCTGGCCAAGAACTACGTCGGCGCGAACGCCACGAACGCGGTGGACGTCTCGCGCAGCTACGACCGCGAGCTCGCGATCCAGAAGCCGATGCAGGCCCAGCAGGTCCAGAAGGCGCTCGCGCAGTACAACGCGGCGGCCGCCAAGTCGGCCGAGAAGCGCCAGGACGAGATCACCCGCAACCAGTGGGTCATCCCGGTCGTCGGCTACCGCCTCACCGCCCGCTTCGGCCAGGGCGGCGGCTACTGGAGCAGCGGCCGTCACACCGGCCTGGACTTCGCCGGTCCGTCGGGCTCGACCCTCGTCGCGATCGCGGCTGGCACGGTCACCTCGACCGGCTACGAGGGCGCCTACGGCAACCGCACGATCATCACCCTCGCCGACGGCACCGAGATCTGGTACTGCCACCAGAGCTCGGTCTCGGTCAGCGTGGGCCAGCAGGTCGCCCCCGGTGACGTCATCGGCGCCACCGGCTCCACCGGCAACGTCACCGGCCCGCACCTGCACCTCGAGGTGCACCCGGCCGGCGGCGGCCCCACGGACCCGTACGCGGCGCTCGTCGCGCACGGCGTCACCCCCTGA
- the sucD gene encoding succinate--CoA ligase subunit alpha produces the protein MAIYLTSESKVIVQGITGGEGTKHTALMLKSGTNVVGGVNARKAGTTVTHVDADGNDVELPVFGSVAEAIEKTGADVSVAFVPPAFTKDAVVEAIDAEIGLLVVITEGVPVQDTAEFWAYAQGKKTRIIGPNCPGIISPGQALAGITPATIAGAGPVGLVSKSGTLTYQMMFELRDFGFTTAIGIGGDPVIGTTHIDALEAFENDPDTKAIVMIGEIGGDAEERAAEYIKAHVTKPVVGYVAGFTAPEGKTMGHAGAIVSGSSGTAQAKKEALEAAGVKVGKTPSETAALMREILQGL, from the coding sequence ATGGCGATCTATCTCACCTCTGAATCCAAGGTCATCGTCCAGGGCATCACCGGCGGCGAGGGCACCAAGCACACCGCCCTGATGCTCAAGTCCGGCACGAACGTCGTCGGTGGCGTCAACGCGCGCAAGGCCGGCACCACGGTCACGCACGTCGACGCCGACGGCAACGACGTCGAGCTGCCCGTGTTCGGCTCGGTCGCCGAGGCGATCGAGAAGACCGGCGCCGACGTGTCGGTCGCGTTCGTCCCGCCGGCGTTCACCAAGGACGCCGTCGTCGAGGCCATCGACGCCGAGATCGGCCTGCTCGTGGTCATCACCGAGGGCGTCCCGGTCCAGGACACCGCGGAGTTCTGGGCCTACGCCCAGGGCAAGAAGACCCGCATCATCGGCCCGAACTGCCCCGGCATCATCAGCCCCGGGCAGGCGCTCGCCGGCATCACGCCGGCGACCATCGCGGGCGCCGGCCCGGTCGGCCTCGTGTCCAAGTCGGGCACGCTGACCTACCAGATGATGTTCGAGCTGCGTGACTTCGGCTTCACCACCGCCATCGGCATCGGCGGCGACCCGGTCATCGGCACGACGCACATCGACGCGCTCGAGGCGTTCGAGAACGACCCCGACACCAAGGCGATCGTGATGATCGGCGAGATCGGCGGCGACGCCGAGGAGCGCGCGGCCGAGTACATCAAGGCGCACGTGACCAAGCCGGTCGTCGGCTATGTCGCGGGCTTCACCGCTCCCGAGGGCAAGACCATGGGCCACGCCGGCGCCATCGTCTCGGGCTCCTCGGGCACCGCCCAGGCGAAGAAGGAGGCCCTCGAGGCCGCCGGGGTCAAGGTCGGCAAGACGCCGTCCGAGACCGCCGCCCTGATGCGGGAGATCCTGCAGGGTCTCTGA
- the purH gene encoding bifunctional phosphoribosylaminoimidazolecarboxamide formyltransferase/IMP cyclohydrolase has protein sequence MTDTRPIKRALVSVYDKTGLAELAQALHAAGVSIVSTGSTAKTIEAAGVPVTPVEQVTGFPECLDGRVKTLHPRVHAGILADLRLPEHQRQLEQLEVEPFDLVVVNLYPFRETVASGATPDEVVEQIDIGGPSMVRAAAKNHPSVAVVVSPDAYGELTDALAQGGFTLEQRKRLAGRAFAHTAAYDVAVASWFASAYAPADDEQFPAFLGATWERSAVLRYGENPHQPAALYTGDHPGLAGAEQLHGKEMSFNNYLDTDAARRAAFAHEKPAVAIIKHANPCGIAVGTDVAQAHARAHACDPVSAFGGVIAANRPVSVAMAEQVAEVFTEVIVAPDYEDGAVEVLQAKKNIRILRCPAPTHETPVEFRPVSGGLLLQERDRVDAEGDDPTTWTLAAGEPVDSDTFADLVFAWRACKAVKSNAILLAKGGASVGVGMGQVNRVDSCRLAVERAGEERARGAVAASDAFFPFSDGPQILIDAGVKAIVQPGGSVRDAETVAAAEAAGVTMYVTGTRHFFH, from the coding sequence ATGACCGACACCCGTCCCATCAAGCGCGCCCTCGTCTCGGTCTACGACAAGACCGGGCTGGCCGAGCTCGCGCAGGCGCTGCACGCCGCAGGCGTCTCGATCGTCTCCACCGGCTCCACGGCCAAGACCATCGAGGCCGCGGGCGTCCCCGTGACCCCCGTCGAGCAGGTCACCGGCTTCCCCGAGTGCCTCGACGGGCGCGTCAAGACGCTGCACCCGCGCGTGCACGCCGGCATCCTCGCCGACCTGCGCCTGCCGGAGCACCAGCGCCAGCTGGAGCAGCTCGAGGTCGAGCCGTTCGACCTCGTCGTGGTGAACCTCTACCCGTTCCGCGAGACCGTCGCCTCCGGCGCGACCCCGGACGAGGTCGTCGAGCAGATCGACATCGGCGGCCCCTCCATGGTGCGCGCCGCCGCGAAGAATCACCCGAGCGTGGCCGTCGTGGTCTCCCCCGACGCCTACGGCGAGCTCACCGACGCGCTGGCGCAGGGCGGCTTCACGCTCGAGCAGCGCAAGCGCCTCGCGGGTCGGGCCTTCGCGCACACCGCCGCCTACGACGTCGCCGTCGCCTCGTGGTTCGCCTCGGCCTACGCACCCGCCGACGACGAGCAGTTCCCCGCCTTCCTGGGCGCCACGTGGGAGCGCTCGGCCGTGCTGCGCTACGGCGAGAACCCGCACCAGCCCGCCGCGCTCTACACCGGTGATCACCCCGGCCTGGCCGGTGCCGAGCAGCTGCACGGCAAGGAGATGTCGTTCAACAACTACCTCGACACCGACGCCGCCCGCCGCGCCGCGTTCGCGCACGAGAAGCCCGCCGTCGCGATCATCAAGCACGCCAATCCGTGCGGCATCGCCGTGGGCACCGACGTCGCGCAGGCCCACGCCCGCGCCCACGCCTGCGACCCGGTCTCGGCCTTCGGCGGCGTCATCGCGGCCAACCGCCCCGTGAGCGTGGCGATGGCCGAGCAGGTGGCCGAGGTCTTCACCGAGGTCATCGTCGCCCCCGACTACGAGGACGGCGCCGTCGAGGTGCTCCAGGCCAAGAAGAACATCCGCATCCTGCGCTGCCCCGCCCCCACGCACGAGACGCCGGTCGAGTTCCGGCCCGTCAGCGGCGGCCTGCTGCTGCAGGAGCGCGACCGCGTGGACGCCGAGGGCGACGACCCCACCACCTGGACCCTCGCCGCCGGCGAGCCGGTCGACTCCGACACCTTCGCCGACCTCGTCTTCGCCTGGCGCGCGTGCAAGGCCGTGAAGTCGAACGCGATCCTGCTGGCCAAGGGCGGTGCCTCGGTGGGCGTCGGCATGGGCCAGGTCAACCGCGTCGACTCGTGCCGACTCGCGGTGGAGCGGGCGGGCGAGGAGCGCGCCCGTGGCGCCGTGGCCGCGTCGGACGCGTTCTTCCCGTTCTCCGACGGACCTCAGATCCTCATCGACGCGGGCGTCAAGGCGA
- the sucC gene encoding ADP-forming succinate--CoA ligase subunit beta: MDLMEYQAKELFAKHNVATTLGTVVTTAEEAKAAAEQMGGVTVIKAQVKAGGRGKAGGVKLAKTADEAFEHASNILGMEIKGLTVNRVLVTPATPPVEEYYFSFLLDRANRSYLCIASVEGGVEIEEVAKTNPEAVRQIPVDAGTGVDEAKAREIVADAKFPAELADQAVEMIQALWKVFVEEDATLVEVNPLARLEGDKLEALDGKVSLDENADFRHPEHEAFVDNDATDPLEVKAKSKGLNYVKLDGQVGIIGNGAGLVMSTLDVVAYAGEAHGGVKPANFLDIGGGASAQVMADGLDVILNDEQVKSVFVNVFGGITSCDAVANGIKGALEILGDEATKPLVVRLDGNKVEEGRAILNELNHPLVTLVDTMDGAADKAAELANA, from the coding sequence GTGGATCTGATGGAGTATCAGGCGAAGGAGCTCTTCGCCAAGCACAACGTTGCGACGACTCTCGGCACCGTGGTCACCACGGCCGAGGAGGCCAAGGCCGCCGCCGAGCAGATGGGCGGCGTGACCGTCATCAAGGCGCAGGTCAAGGCCGGAGGCCGCGGCAAGGCGGGCGGCGTGAAGCTCGCCAAGACCGCCGACGAGGCCTTCGAGCACGCCTCGAACATCCTCGGCATGGAGATCAAGGGCCTCACGGTCAACCGCGTGCTCGTCACGCCGGCGACCCCGCCCGTCGAGGAGTACTACTTCTCCTTCCTGCTCGACCGCGCGAACCGCAGCTACCTGTGCATCGCGAGCGTCGAGGGCGGCGTCGAGATCGAGGAGGTCGCCAAGACCAACCCCGAGGCCGTCCGCCAGATCCCCGTCGACGCCGGCACCGGCGTGGACGAGGCGAAGGCCCGCGAGATCGTCGCCGACGCGAAGTTCCCGGCCGAGCTGGCCGACCAGGCCGTCGAGATGATCCAGGCCCTCTGGAAGGTCTTCGTCGAGGAGGACGCCACGCTCGTCGAGGTCAACCCGCTGGCGCGCCTGGAGGGCGACAAGCTGGAGGCCCTGGACGGCAAGGTCTCGCTCGACGAGAACGCCGACTTCCGTCACCCCGAGCACGAGGCGTTCGTGGACAACGACGCCACCGACCCGCTCGAGGTCAAGGCCAAGTCGAAGGGCCTGAACTACGTCAAGCTCGACGGCCAGGTCGGCATCATCGGCAACGGCGCCGGGCTCGTCATGAGCACGCTCGACGTGGTCGCGTACGCCGGTGAGGCCCACGGCGGCGTCAAGCCCGCCAACTTCCTGGACATCGGCGGCGGCGCCTCGGCGCAGGTCATGGCCGACGGCCTGGACGTCATCTTGAACGACGAGCAGGTCAAGAGCGTGTTCGTCAACGTCTTCGGCGGCATCACCTCGTGTGACGCGGTCGCGAACGGCATCAAGGGCGCGCTGGAGATCCTCGGCGACGAGGCCACCAAGCCGCTCGTCGTGCGCCTCGACGGCAACAAGGTCGAGGAAGGCCGGGCGATCCTGAACGAACTGAACCACCCGCTGGTCACGCTCGTCGACACCATGGACGGTGCCGCCGACAAGGCCGCCGAGCTCGCGAACGCATAA
- a CDS encoding cell division protein PerM, whose product MTESRAADQWRPAILTAVGSTVLSLLIAGSAASATTLAASTPDLLRASIRAWLVAVGATLTTGDERIDVVPLGATIVVVVLVLALTRLALRTPIVDPVAFGAMTGGVAGVLAGICSAATSTETTSTSFVRAAFGAFLVVGLPAAWGASRRSGIAWMGLPSRWIPVADGASSGVIGLLGGAAVVTFVMLTLHLDRAADLWATLDPDGPLLLGLMCLLALPTLVLWTTAVILGPGFTLGADTTVDLAGSALGQVPGFPPLAALPDPGPFDGWVVVLTLVPLAAGVAAGLVTYTRTTAEQRGWGRAAGDGALAGAVAGAIVGLLLETARGGLGPGLLQTAGSPAWQGLLVAVPLLAAGGALGAIGAHYRSARDRASS is encoded by the coding sequence GTGACCGAGTCCCGTGCTGCCGATCAGTGGCGCCCGGCGATCCTCACGGCCGTCGGATCGACGGTCCTCAGCCTCCTGATCGCCGGTTCCGCGGCCTCGGCGACGACACTCGCGGCGTCCACTCCCGACCTGCTCCGGGCCTCGATCCGCGCGTGGCTCGTGGCCGTCGGCGCGACCCTCACCACCGGCGACGAGCGCATCGACGTGGTGCCCCTGGGAGCGACGATCGTGGTGGTCGTCCTCGTCCTCGCGCTCACCCGGCTGGCGCTGCGGACGCCGATCGTCGACCCCGTGGCGTTCGGCGCCATGACGGGCGGAGTCGCCGGCGTGCTGGCCGGGATCTGCTCGGCCGCCACCAGCACCGAGACCACCTCCACCTCGTTCGTCCGGGCCGCGTTCGGCGCGTTCCTGGTCGTCGGACTGCCCGCGGCGTGGGGTGCCTCCCGGCGTTCCGGCATCGCGTGGATGGGCCTGCCCTCCCGCTGGATCCCGGTGGCCGACGGAGCGTCCAGCGGCGTGATCGGGCTGCTCGGCGGGGCCGCCGTCGTGACCTTCGTGATGCTCACGCTGCACCTCGACCGCGCCGCCGACCTCTGGGCCACGCTCGACCCGGACGGCCCTCTCCTGCTCGGCCTCATGTGCCTGCTGGCGCTGCCCACGCTGGTGCTGTGGACCACCGCGGTGATCCTCGGACCCGGCTTCACGCTCGGCGCGGACACCACCGTCGACCTCGCCGGCTCAGCACTGGGCCAGGTGCCCGGGTTCCCGCCGCTGGCCGCGCTGCCCGACCCCGGTCCCTTCGACGGCTGGGTCGTCGTGCTGACGCTGGTCCCGCTCGCGGCGGGCGTCGCAGCCGGCCTCGTCACGTACACGCGCACGACCGCCGAGCAGCGTGGCTGGGGCCGCGCGGCCGGCGACGGCGCGCTCGCCGGAGCCGTGGCCGGAGCGATCGTCGGCCTCTTGCTCGAGACCGCGCGCGGCGGCCTGGGCCCGGGACTGCTGCAGACCGCGGGCTCCCCCGCCTGGCAGGGACTGCTGGTCGCCGTCCCGCTGCTGGCGGCGGGCGGCGCCCTGGGCGCGATCGGCGCCCACTATCGTTCTGCACGTGACCGAGCCTCGTCCTGA
- a CDS encoding SigE family RNA polymerase sigma factor: MTRVDEFDAFYASTQRVTLVTTYAKCGDREVAREATIEAYRHAWRQWSRVSAADPASFVRAEAWKGTALSRGTHPWRRTRTHDTDHALLAQLADLDQPSRRLISLMTIADVDLDEAAREVGVDDESALELASRGFSRIEEGLGVTIDEVVERMRALAVVTAGLDLPSAGEVRRSATRGARRNAVVLVAAALAVALFGGAFVAQGDAMARQSSLPDREKIGAESRDVVLDSHNIGTDDLLSSGEVANLNPDAAWSVEATDTDLANQTPYATCPTTRFADPDPLKVFVRAFTDDADDRVAQAIEVSRSEEASEAAFSRLVSFYAGCEHPRTRLVDAYRVERPFGDFQILRLQSYRSPARFITVGLAQSGTLTSTLVHESPGTERTDVRQFARVLNESISRVCADSGGDCTERFTVTSALPPAVGKYPSFLGVVDLPPVKTIDSVWSASAPAAVTNQNPTATVCDDTTFTGKSVSSAQSRVFAIPEAEVLPDQFALTQTVARMSSPKAAKKFVDGIAKRIDECEDGDLPATVDDEKRVRGSGFAGTSWRVGLEIGKDRTVHYRMGVVRRGADVTQVLFPPAGKYAISGGEFRAVLKRAGERLAYVPE, from the coding sequence ATGACTCGGGTCGACGAGTTCGACGCCTTCTACGCCTCGACGCAGCGGGTGACGCTGGTCACGACGTATGCGAAGTGCGGTGATCGCGAGGTCGCGCGCGAGGCGACGATCGAGGCGTACCGCCACGCGTGGCGCCAGTGGTCGCGCGTCTCCGCGGCCGATCCGGCGTCGTTCGTACGCGCGGAGGCGTGGAAGGGCACGGCACTCAGCCGCGGCACGCACCCATGGCGCCGCACCCGCACCCACGACACCGATCACGCCCTGCTGGCGCAGCTGGCCGACCTCGACCAGCCCTCGCGCCGGCTGATCAGCCTCATGACGATCGCCGACGTCGACCTCGACGAGGCGGCGCGCGAGGTGGGCGTCGACGACGAGTCCGCGCTCGAGCTCGCGTCGCGCGGGTTCAGCCGCATCGAGGAGGGCCTCGGCGTCACGATCGACGAGGTCGTCGAGCGCATGCGCGCCCTCGCGGTGGTCACCGCCGGGCTCGACCTGCCGTCGGCCGGCGAGGTTCGCCGCTCGGCCACCCGCGGCGCTCGCCGCAACGCGGTCGTGCTCGTCGCCGCCGCGCTCGCCGTGGCGCTGTTCGGCGGCGCGTTCGTGGCGCAGGGCGACGCGATGGCCCGGCAGTCCTCGCTGCCCGACCGCGAGAAGATCGGCGCCGAGTCGCGCGACGTCGTGCTCGACTCGCACAACATCGGCACCGACGATCTGCTCTCCAGTGGCGAGGTCGCGAACCTCAACCCCGATGCCGCCTGGTCGGTCGAGGCCACGGACACCGACCTGGCCAACCAGACCCCGTACGCCACGTGTCCCACCACCCGCTTCGCCGACCCCGACCCGCTCAAGGTCTTCGTGCGCGCCTTCACCGACGACGCGGACGACCGTGTCGCGCAGGCGATCGAGGTCTCGCGCTCGGAGGAGGCGTCCGAGGCCGCGTTCTCGCGCCTCGTCTCCTTCTACGCCGGGTGTGAGCACCCGCGCACGCGCCTCGTCGACGCCTACCGCGTCGAGCGCCCCTTCGGCGACTTCCAGATCCTGCGCCTGCAGTCCTACCGCTCGCCGGCCCGCTTCATCACCGTGGGCCTGGCGCAGTCGGGCACCCTCACCAGCACGCTCGTGCACGAGTCGCCGGGCACCGAGCGCACCGACGTGCGTCAGTTCGCGCGCGTGCTCAACGAGTCGATCAGTCGCGTCTGCGCCGACTCGGGCGGCGACTGCACCGAGCGCTTCACCGTGACCTCGGCGCTGCCGCCGGCCGTGGGCAAGTACCCGTCGTTCCTCGGCGTCGTCGACCTGCCGCCGGTCAAGACGATCGACAGCGTCTGGAGCGCCAGCGCGCCCGCCGCGGTCACGAACCAGAACCCGACCGCCACGGTCTGCGACGACACCACCTTCACCGGCAAGTCCGTCAGCTCGGCCCAGTCGCGCGTCTTCGCGATCCCGGAGGCCGAGGTGCTGCCCGACCAGTTCGCGCTCACGCAGACGGTCGCGCGGATGTCGAGCCCCAAGGCGGCGAAGAAGTTCGTCGACGGGATCGCCAAGCGGATCGACGAGTGCGAGGACGGCGACCTGCCCGCCACCGTCGACGACGAGAAGCGCGTCCGCGGCAGCGGCTTCGCCGGCACCTCGTGGCGCGTCGGTCTCGAGATCGGCAAGGACCGCACCGTCCACTACCGGATGGGCGTCGTTCGCCGCGGGGCCGACGTCACCCAGGTGCTCTTCCCGCCCGCCGGCAAGTACGCCATCTCCGGCGGCGAGTTCCGCGCCGTCCTCAAGCGCGCCGGCGAGCGCCTCGCGTACGTCCCGGAGTGA